The nucleotide sequence CAGCGAGGAGACCGGGTTCAACGCCGACCACTTCCGGGCCCGGCTGTGCTTCGCGCCGACGCGTCCGGCGGCTGGAGCACCCGAACAGGTCGAGCCCGGCCTGCCCGCGGTGCCGCTCGACCCGATGACGGACCTCTACGGCCCGGTCCTGTTCCAGGGCCGCCGGTTCCAGCGCCTGCGGACGTACCACCTGGCCGCGGCACGCGACGTGGACGCCAGCGTGGCGGCCGACGCCTCGACCGACTGGTTCGCCAGCTACCTACCGTCCACGCTGCTGCTCGGCGACCCGGGCGTGCGGGACGCCATGATGCATGGCAACCAGGTCTGCGTGCCGGACGCGACGTTGCTGCCGCAGGGGATCGAGCGGATTGTGCCGGCCGGCGCGGCCATGTTCGACGCCGACTCGCTCCGGTTCCGTGCCATCGAACGCTCGCGAGACGGGGACACCTACGTGTACGACATCGCGTTGCGCGATGCGACCGGCACCGTCGTCGAACGCTGGGAAGGCCTGCGGCTGCGTGCCGTACGCAAGCAGGACGGTTCGGGACCCTGGCATCCGGTCCTGCTCGGCTGCTACCTCGAACGGGCGATGCAGGACGTGCTGGGATCCGCGGTCACGGTCGCCGTCGAACCGGCGCCGGCGGGACCGGACCAGTCGACCACCACGATCGCGATCGGCCGGGCCCTGGGTGCGCCGACCAGGGTCCGCTACACCAAGGACGGCCAACCCCGGGTCGCCGGAGGGCGGAACGTGTCGGCCAGTTCGGCGGCCGGTCTCGCCCTGTGCGTCGCGGCCGCGGACTCGATCGGCTGTGCGGTCGTTCCGGTGGCGCGCCGGACGGCGCAGGAGTGGGCCGATCGACTCGGGTCGCACGGGGAGCTGGCACGGCTGGTTGCCCGGGCCGCCGGGGACTCGCTCGACGACGCGGCGACGCGGGTCCAGGCCGCCCTGGAATGCCTGTCCGACGCCCGCGAGTGGCGCCTGGTCACGACCGAACCGGTCGGTTGGGTCGTGCTCGGGTGCGGTGACCGGAGGGTCGCCACCTTGGTCACCCGGGTGTCCGGCGCGCAGAACAAAGTCGCCGTGGCCATTCTCGACGGAGGGCGTGAATAGGCAGTGGAGAAATACTACGAGTACCGCCACACCGTGGGGTTCGAGGAAACCAACATGGTCGGCAACGTCTACTACGTCAACTATCTGCGGTGGCAGGGCCGGTGTCGGGAGATGTTCCTCAAGGACCGGGCACCATCGGTCCTCGAAGATCTCCGGCAGGACCTGAAGCTGTTCACCCTCAAGGTCGACTGCGAATTCTTCGCCGAGCTCGCTGCCTTCGACGAGCTGAGCATCCGCATGCGATTGACCGAGCTGGCACAGACCCAGGTGCAGTTCGGCTTCGACTACGTGCGGCTGGACGGGAGCGGGGAGACGCTCGTCGCCCGCGGCAGTCAACGGGTCGCCTGCATGCGGGGACCCAACACCCGGACGACTCCGGCTCGCGTGCCGGAGGCGTTGGCCAAGGCTCTGCAGCCCTATGCCTAGACGGCCCCCGGAGGCGAATATGGAAAGGCTTCAGCCGGCTCAGGATGTGATCCACGAGAAGGGGGCACTGCGCCGGGTGTTCGGCGCCTTCGCCACCGGCGTCACCGTGGTGACCGTGGGTGGCGAGATCGCGCACGGTATGACCGCCAACTCCTTCACCGCGGTCTCCCTCGACCCGCCGCTTGTCCTGGTCTGCGTCGGGCGGGACGCTCTCATGCACGACGTCCTGGAGCAGGATCCGGCATTCGCGGTGTCGATCCTGGCCGCTGATCAGACCGAGCTGGCGCGGTACTTCGCCGACAAGCGACGGCCGGTCGGCCGGGATCAGTTCAACGCGGTGTCGTGGTCCCCGGGGCCGTACAGCGCCGCTCCCCTCATCGACGGCGCGCTGGCCCATCTCGAATGTGAACTCGAGCAACGGCACGAGGCGGGCGACCACACGATCTACGTCGGTCGGGTGCGATCACTGTGGCGTCGACCCGGCGACGACGCACTGCTGTTCCTCAACGGCCAGTTCCTGCGCACCGACCCGTCGCCGAAGCCGGTGCCGGCCCAGCCGGGAGCAACGGGCACCGCGTAGGACGGACCTCTTCGTCGGAGCGTCCCGCCCTGTTCGCAAAAACTTTGTCGCCTACGGACCGCGCGGACCCGGTTCGGCCATTCCGGTGGCCTGCCGGGCCGCCGGCGTTTTTTCCCCGAACCGTTGAGCACCGCGCGAGAAGACGCGCTGCCGCCCACAATTCACGCTTTCCCCGGCAGGATCTGCTGCCGCCGTCCGGCGTCCGGTGACGCCTTCCCGTCGAGATGAGAGGATCCAATGCGATCGAGCCCAGTCGCGGTGGTCCGCAGACTCGCCCCAGCACTATTCGTCCTCGTCCTGGCCACCACCTTGTTCGTGGTGGCTCAGCGACCCGCGATCTCCGCAGCCGACGAGGCCGCACTGGCGTCGCGGTTCCGGTTCACGGAAATGCCGATCGCGCTGCCGGAAAACCTCCCGCAGAAGTCGGTGCGGGTGGTCAACCCGAGGTATGAGCACATCCGGTCGTGGATCTCGTCAGTCGGCGCCGCCATCTCCGTCAACGACCTGGACGGTCGCGGTGTGGCCAACGACCTGTGCCTCGTCGACACGCGATCCGACGCGGCCATCGTCACCCCGGCCCCGGCCGGCGGCGACAACTACCAGCCATTCGTGCTGAACCCGGCACCCCTGCCGATGAGCGACGTCATCGCGCCGATGGGCTGCGTGCCGGGTGACTACAACGGTGACGGCTGGAACGACCTCCTCGTGTACTACTGGGGGCGTACCCCCGTGGTGTTCCTGCACCGCGGCCAGCAGGGCCCGCTGACCCTGGCCAGCTACCAGCCCACCGAACTGATCGCGCCGTCCACCGGGCCCGGCGGTACGTACCAGGGCAAGCAGTGGAACACCAACGCCGTGGCAGTCGCCGACTTCGACGGCGACGGGCATCCCGACCTCGGGGTGTTCAACTACTTCCCGGAAAGCGGCGTGCTGGATCCCCACGGGCAGCCCAACGTCCAGATGAACCATTCCATGTCCCGGGCCACCAACGCGGGTGGCGCGCACATCCTGCGCTGGACCGGGGCGACCGCCACGTCGGTCTCCTTCGAGGAGGAGCCGGCCATCAACCCGCGCTTCGCCACCGGCTGGACCCTGGGTGCCAGTTCGGCGGACCTGGATGGCGACCTGTTGCCCGAGCTCTACCTGGCCAACGACTTCGGCCAGGACCGGATGTTCCACAACCGGTCCACCCCGGGCGACATCAAGTTCGAACTGGTGGAGGGCGAGCGGGACGCGCTCACGCCCAAGTCCCTCGTCGTCGGACACGACTCGTTCAAGGGCATGTCCATCGAGTTCGGTGACCTGAACGGCAATGGCCAGTTCGACGCCTTCGTCAGCAACATCACCACCCCGTGGGGTCTGGAGGAGAGCAACCTCGTGTGGATCAACACCGAGGGCAGCGCGGCGGGGGCCAAAGCGAAGCTGGAGAAGGGCATCGCGCCGTTCCGCAACGAGGCCGGCGACCTCGACATGGCCTGGACCGGCTGGGGCTGGGACGCCAAGATGGCCGATTTCACCAACAGCGGCCACCTGGCCGTCGTGCAGGCCTGCGGATTCGTCAAGGGCACCATCAACAGGTTCAACTGGCTGCAGGAACTGGCCATGAGCAACGACGTGCTGCTGGAGAACCCGGACATGTGGCCCAAGGCCGAGCCGGGCGACGACATCGCCGGGCACGAACCCATGGCCTTCTGGGTACCCGACGGCAACGGCCGTTACGTGAACCTCAGCGCCAAGCTCGGCCTGGACGTACCGATCCCGACCCGCGGTGTGGCGGTTGCCGACACCGACGGCGACGGCGGGCAGGAGTTCGCCATCGCCCGTCAGTGGGGCGCGCCGGCCTTCTACCGCAACACCAGCCCGGAGCGGGGTGCCTTCCTGGGTCTGCGCCTGCACCGGCCCGCGTCGGCCGGCGCGGCGGGCGGACCGGTCGGTACCCCCGCCTACGGCGCCAAGGTCCTGGTGACCACGGCCGACGGTCACCGGCAGGTCGCCCAGCTCGACGGTGGTGGCGGCCACTCCGGCAAGCGGAGCTTCGACGTGTTCTTCGGCCTGGGTGACCAGGGCTCGCAGCCGGTGTCGGCCGAGATCAGCTGGCGGGACCTTCAAGGGACCGCTCATGTGCAGACGGTTGACCTGGCTGCCGGCTGGCACGACCTGATGCTGACCGACCAGGTCAAGGAGGTAGCAGCGAAATGACGGCGACGGACAGCGTCTCGACTGGTGACGGGCGTGCCCAGAATCACCTTTCCAGCACCATCACCCTCCCGCCGCCGGCCAGGGACGTGCCGGTGCCGCCGGCGCTGAAGGCCGCGGCGGACCGACGAGCCGCCCGGCCACCGCGCGTGGACAGCCGGGACCCGCGTTACCTGGCGCTGCGCAACTTCGCCATCTCGATGAGCATCTTCAACATCCTGGGCTACACGGTTCTCGGGTTCGAGCAGCCCTGGGCCTGGCCCTTCTTCGCCCTGGCCATCGGCCTGGGCCTGGAGATCGTGATCGCGCTGATCGCGGCTTGGGCGACCCGGAGCAGGCCTGCCTTCACCGGACACGGAGCGTGGGGGTTGTTCACCTTCCTCCTACCGGCCTACATCACCACGCTCGCGTGCAACATGCTGCTGTACGCGAACGACCGGTTCTGGCCGATCGCCCTCGCCGTGGTGATCGGTGTGGGCCAGAAGGCGGTGCTCGTCGCGCCGATCAAGGGTCGCTGGCGGCACTTCATGAACCCGTCCAACTTCGGGATCACCATGACCCTCGTGCTGTTCTCCTGGGTCAACATCGCTCCGCCGTACCACTTCACCGAACACGTGCCGGACGTGTTCCGGATCATGATCCCAATCATCCTGCTGACCGCCGGTACGGTGCTGAACGCCGTACTGACCAAGAAGGTGCCGCTGATCCTGGGCTGGGTCGGTACGTTCGTCATCCAGGCCCTGGTGCGGCACTGGGTCTGGGACGTCTCCCTGTGGGCCGCGCTGGTGCCGATGACCGGTGTGGCGTTCCTGCTCTACACCAACTACATGGTGACCGACCCCGGTACCACGCCGAGCAAGCCGCTCCACCAGTTCATGTTCGGCATGAGCGTGGGTCTGGTGTACGGCGTGCTCATGCAGTTCAACATCGTGTACACCCTGTTCTTCGCGACGACCCTCGTCTGCCTGGGCCGGGGCGCGATGTGGTGGCTGAAGTGGTTGCGGGAACGCCGGCGGCCGGCGGTCGCCGCGGCGCCCGCGAGCTGACGGTTGATCATGGGTGTCTCGGGCGTCGACACCGGCGCGGCGGTGGAAGCGACGGACTGCCGGGTGTGGTGCGTCGATCCGACAGATGCCCCCGACTGGTGCGAGGAACTGCTCAGCGAGCCGGAACGGGCCCGGGCCGAGTCGTTCCACACCGTCGTGGCGCGACGACAGTTCGCGGCGGCCACCGCGTTGCTCAAGGTCGCGGTGGCCGGGTGGAGCGGTGGTGATCCCTTCGATGTCGAGCTCCGGCGGGAGTGCCCGGACTGCCGACGGCTGCACGGGCGCCCCGAGGTCGCGGGAGGCGGGCCGCACGTCTCGCTGTCGCACTCCGGCGACCTCGTGGCGGTCGCGCTGTGCGCGCACGGACCCGTCGGGGTGGACGTGGAGCAGGTGAACCCGGACGTCGACGTGGACGGCATGCTGGAATTCGTGTTCGGCGAGTCCGAGCGCCGGGTCTTCAGCGAGATTCCCGACCGGCGGGCCCGGCGCCGGGCGTTCTTCCAGTGCTGGACCCGCAAGGAGTCAGTGCTGAAGGCGACCGGTGACGGGCTGCGGATCCCGATGTCGAACGTGACCCTGGAGGCACCGGACGGACAGGTGCGGCTGACCGGCTTCACCAACCATCCGGAGCTGGTCGGCACGGCACAGATCGTCGATCTGCGAGCCGGACCGGGATACGCCGGGGCGGTCACGGTGTTGTCAGACCGGCCAGTACGGGTCTGGGAGCTGGCCGGGGCGGACGCGTTCGCCGCCGCGGCCGAGCTCGTCCGCGACCGGTCACGCATCGCGGTGCGATAGGGCGACATTGCCTGTGAACCGAGAGACGAGTGCCGGACGCCCAGGCGTCCGGCACTCGCGTTCGTTGCGACGGAACCCGGGCCGTGACCGCCGGCCGCGCAGCGACTGGTCGCCGGTCGGGTGTCGGGGTGCGCGGGCGAACGGCACGGTGGGAGAGGGCCGATCGAGGCCGGCGGTGCCATGGTCAAGGGCAACCGCCTCGGCCCACCGACGCCGATGACAAACGGTGGAGTCCGTGGCGCGCATCGATCTGGGAGCCGATGCCGCGATGACGCAGCCGGATCGTCGCGACCAGCTACGGCGTGCCTGAACCCGTTACCTGACAGGAGATCGACGGATGAGCCCAGTCGACACCAGCCCCCTTCACGACCGGCTCGCGTTTGCCCGACAGGTCAAGGCCGCCTCCAACGGCGAGCTGCTGGCCCTGATGACGTCACCGCGCCGTGCGTCGATCGTGCACGACATCGTCGAGGACCTGCCGGCGGTCTTCCGGGCCGACCGGGCCGGCGACCTCGACGCGGTGGTGCACTGGAAGGTGACCGGGCGGCCCGACGGCGGCACCGACACGCTGGAGCTGGTCATCACGCGGGGAACGCTGACGGCGTCGCTGGAGCCGACCCGCGCGGCCCGTCTGACCCTGACCCTCGGGCCGGTCGACTTCCTGAGGATGGTCACCGGCAACGCCAATCCCAAGATCCTGTTCCTGCGGGGCCGCATGAAGGCCCGCGGCGACCTCGGCCTCACCACCCGATTTCCCAGCCTGTTCGACACGCCCCGGCCGTAAAGGAAGGTACGTGGAAGACTTCGATGGCCTGACCGCCGACCAGGTGATGACCCTGGAGGCGTACGCCGACACCATCATTCCCGGTGAGAAGCGTGATCCGACCGACCGGGCGGTCGCCGGCGCGGTGAGCGGCGGAGGCGCGGTCGCCTCCGGCGCCGTGGAGCTGATGCTCTCACCCGAGGGTGGCCTGGCCGGCACCCTGGACAGCCTGGCGGAGGGGCTCAACGAGCACGCGCGTGACTACGGCGCCCGGCTCGGCCTCGACCTCGATCCCGCCGTGCCGCCATTCGTGGCGCTGGCCTTCACCGACCGGATCACCCTCGCCCAGGAGCTGCTGGCACCCGGTCACCCCGAGCAGGAGCTGTGGGTCGCGCTGGCCATGTTCACCACCATGGCCTGGGACACCGGCGCCCACATGAGTACGACCGACGCCCTGGCGTCGGGCCATCCGGGCCTGACCACGATGGGGTTCATGCCGCCCGAGCCGGACGGCTCGTGGCGCTTTCCCAGGTTTTCCTATGGCCGTGCCCTCGCCGCGACCCATCCGCGGACGACCCCGAGAGGAGATCCGCAGTGACAGCCCACGAACGGACCGATGTCCTGGTCATCGGCAGCGGCTTCGGCGGAGCGATTCCCGCATACCACCTGGCGGCCGGCGGCGCCTCGGTCGTCGTCCTCGAACGGGGCCCGTGGCTGAGCGCCGACGAGTTCGACCATGACTTCAAGTTCGGGTCCTCGTCGACCCGGGCCTTCGAGTTCACCATGGGCGAGGGGATGAACGTCCTGGGCGGCAACTGCGTCGGCGGCGGCAGCGTCGTCTACTTCGCGGCCATGCCCCGCGCCCCGCGATTCGTGTTCGAGCGCCAGGGCAGCCTCGGCCGGCGGATGTGGCCGAAGTCCATCACACGGGAGGCGCTGGATCCCTGGTACGACCGGGTCGCCCAGGCCCTGCCCATCACTCAGAGCACCTGGGACGACGTCACGTACTCCGGCGGCGTCTTCGCCGCCGCCTGCGACCACGCCGGCCGCACGGCCAACCCGGTCGCGGCCGCGATCGACACCGATCTGTGCACCAACTGCAACTGGATGATGTCCGGCTGCAAGTTCGACGCGAAGCGGTCGTTGCTGCTCAACTACCTCCCGGCGGCGGTCGACCACGGCGCGCAGATCCGGCCGCTGCACGAGGTGCAGCGCATCGAGCGGTCCTCCGAGGGCGCCTACCTGGTCCACTACACCGTCGTCGACCCGGTCGACTACCGGGTGCAGGTCGACGTCGGCGTCATCGAGGCGAAGATCGTGGTGGTCGCGGCCGGCGCGGCAGCGACGCCGGTGATCCTGCAACGGTCCGAGGAGACCCTCGGGGCGATGCCGCCCGCGGTCGGGCGCTACTTCTCCGGCAACGGTGAACGGCTCAACACGGCCATCCTCAACGAGGACCGGGTCCGCGACGTTCTGGGCCTGGACCGGGGCGACGGCCTGGCCTACGCGGCCAACCAGATCGGCCGGGGACCGTCAGCCGCCAGCTGGGACCGGCTCGACGGTTCGCTGCCCGAGTTCAGCCGCTACTCCCTGGAGCAGCTGTACTTCCCGCCGGGGTTCGGCACGATCCTCGCGCAGGCGCCCGACGCCGACGGACCGAGCTGGTTCGGACCCGACAAGAAGGAGATCCTGCGGCGCTGGCAGTCGTGGCTGACCATCTTCATCATGTCCGAGGACGACAACGAAGGCGTCTTCGGTCCTCCTCCGGAGACCGGCAACGCCGATCGCATCTCCATGCAGATGCTCAGCCGGGGCAACTTGCGGTACGAACCGACCGCCAACACGCGGCACGGCTGGGCCCTGGCCGACGCGGACATCCGCGACATCATGGAGCGCGACGGCCTGTCCCGGGTGCTGCCCTGGACCAACGAGGTCATCGGGGCGTACACCGTGCATCCGCTGGCATCGTGCCGGATGGGCGACGACCCCGAGACCTCCGCCCTCGACGACACCAACGAGCTGCGGGACCACCCGGGGATCTTCGTGACCGACGGCTCGGCCGTGCCGGGGGCGTTGACGGTCAACCCGGCGTTCACCATTGCCGCGATCGCCGAGCGCGCCGTGCCGAACATCGTCCGGGCCGCCCAGGCCCGTGGCGTCGACGTGCGGTATCGCGGGTCGCTGCCGCCACCGGCGCGGATCAGTCGCAAGGCACCGGTCCCGTTGACCGGCCGTGACGGCCAGCCCGTGACAGTCCCCTCGGTATAGGCGAATCATCAGGAGGAAACGTGTCGAATCAGACGAGCGTCTACGACGACCTGATCGCTGACGGCGACGACATCGAGGCGTTGGTGACCGGGTTGAGCCCGGCTCAGTGGTCCACCGCCACCCCGGCCCCGGGCTGGACCGTCAAGCACCAGATCGCGCACCTGGCATTCGTGTCCCACCTGGCCGCCCTGTCGGCCACCGAGCCGGACGCCTTCGCCGAGCATGTGGCCGACGCCAAGCGTGACTTCCAGGCGGCGGTCGACAAGGCCCTGGCCGCGTACCTGGAGCTGCCCACCGGTGCGCTGGTGGACAGGTGGCGGCAGGAGCGCAACACCGCGGCCAAGGCGCTGGCTGCCGTCGAGCCGACAGCCACCGTTCCCTGGCTGGTCACCCCGTTGCCGCCGTCGGTGCTGGCCGCGGCCGGCATGATGGAGTTGTTCGGCCACGGTCAGGACATCGCCGACGCGCTCGGGCGCACGCGCGAGCTGACCGACCGGATCGGCCACCTGGCCTGGTTCGGCTTCCGTACCCGCGACTTCGGCTACCACGCGCACGGGCTGACCCCGCCGACCGAGGAGTTCCGGGTCGAGCTGACCGGTCCTTCCGGCGTGGTCTGGGAGTTCGGGCCGGCCGACGCGACCCAGCGGGTGACCGGACCCGCCGTGGACTTCGCTCTGCTGGTCAGCCGCCGCCGACACCGCGACGACCTGTCCCTGACCGCGCAGGGCGAGGAAGCCGACCGCTGGCTCGACATCGCTCAGGCCTACCGCGGGCCGGCCGGCGCCGGTCGCCGCCCCGGCCAGTTCGCCAAGCGGTAATCACCCCGGAGTCCGCCTCCGCGAGCGTCCGTGAGGACCTCGCGGAGGCGGACTTCTCTGTGCGCACGGCGCACGCGACCAACGGATCGCAGGAGCGCGAACCCAGCAGGTGCGAGGGGCGTCCTGCGCGGGTCCGCGCCCGCGTCGCTACCTGCCCTGGGACGCCAGCTCTGCGGTCTGGCCCGGCGCGGACTGCCCGGCACGACCCGCGCAGTGAGTTTCCAGGTTGGGGATCGCGTAGAGGATGGGCAGGTCCGTCATCCGCTTCGGCCGCAACGCGATGCCGACCACGCTGGTTGACCTGTCCGTCACCGTGACCGGATCGACGTCACCGAGGAGCAGCGAGCGCCGGGTCCACGGTTCCGGGTCCACGCTGTCGGCCGTTGCCACGGCCCTGACGTACCACTGCCCGGGGGAGACGGCGGGCAGGCAGTAGCGGGCCTTCACGCCGGCTTCCGCCTCGACGACGGTCCAGGACGCTGGTTGACGCTGGATGATCGGGGTGTCGAAGGCGCCGATGTAGACGCGGGCCCTGGCGTACCCCGGCGGTAGGGTGACCGTGCCGGTCACGGTGCCAGACTCGGGCAGTGACCGGTTCTCGGGCTGCGGTGTCGCACGCATGCCCTCGGCCCACATCCGTCGGAACCGGCTGGGCGACGTGCCCACGCTGTCGGTGAAGTGATTCGTGAACGAGCCCAGACTGTTGAAGCCGACCGCCAGGGAAATGTCCGTGACGCTCAGCGTGGTCGTGGCAAGCAGACGTTTGGCCTGGTAGATGCGAACGGCCGAGAGATACCTGCCGGGGGAGACCCGGGTCGCGGCGCGGAACACCCGGGAGAAGTGGAACCGGCTCAGGATTGCGCTCTTCGCGATGTCGTCGAGCGACAACGGCTCGCTGTAGCTCGCCCAGATGCGCGCTATGGCCGACTTGATAGCACTGTTCATGTGGGGCCTCCGTGAGCGGAGCAACACGATCCGTTAGAACTCTGCACCGGGGACCTCGAGAGCCGGTGGGGCCCGGATGGGGCCTCGGTCGAGACCGCCTCGAGGCGGTGTGGAATCGGATGACACCGCCCTGGGCCGGACGTGACCGGCGCCCGCCGGCCGCCTCGAAGCAGACGGTCCACGCCGCGGCGCCGGACTTCATCGAGCTTTGCGCGTTCGCCAGCCGGTTCTCGATCACTTGCGCGTCGCACGCACGTCTCCGTACAGCCAGGCAATCCCGAAGATGTTGCCGGGAGGCCGGATTCGAGATCGTGCTGCCAGCGACCGACACAGAGATCGGAGGCGGAGCCATGCCGCGATGGAACCCAGTTCGCGTCGTCAGGTCCTTATTCCCCAGCGAGCCGGGCCCGAAGCGCCTGTACGTGGTGGCCACGCTCATCAACACATTCGGAAGCGGGCTGCTGATCGGAAGCCTGCCGTTGTACTTCACCCGCGTCGTCGGCCTGTCCGCGGCCCGGGTCGGCCTGGGCCTGACCATCGCGGCCTCGGTCGCGCTGGCGATGGCTCTCCCGCTCGGCGAACTGGCCGACCGGCGCGGCCCAGCCCAGGTGATCAGGGCCCTGCTGCTGGTGGAGGCCGCGGCGATGCTGGCCTTCCTCTTCATCGGCGACTTCGTCACCTTCCTCGTCGCCGCGTCCGTGCACCTGGTGGCGTCGAATGCGCTCGGGACGGTCGAGGGAGCCCTGTTGCGACGGGTGGCCGGCGACGACGCGCCCGCCTTCCGATCCTCGATCTACGCGGTCACGAACCTGGGCCTGTCGGTCGGCCTCATTCCCTCCGGCATCGCGATCCAGCTCGGCACCCCGGCCGCATATCGCGTGCTCATCATCGTCAATCTGCTCAGCTTCGTGGTCACCTGGGCGGTTCTCAGCAGACTGCCGCGTTACAAGCCACTGCCGAAGCCGGCCACCGGGCCGCGCTGGATCGCGGTGCGTGACAAGCCGTACGTCGTGTTCGCGCTTCTGAAGGCCTCGATCCACCCCCAGTTCTATGTACTCACCCTGCTGCTTCCGCTGTGGGTGGTCGACAAGACGAACGCTCCGCGTTGGGCCATCCCGGTGTCCCTGGCGATCAACACGATCATGATCATCCTGCTCCAGGTCCGCCTCGGTGGTCAGGTGCAGACGATCCGGCAGGGCGGGCTCGCGTGGCGGCGGGCCGGACTGGCCTTCCTCCTCAGCTGCTGCGTGCTGGCCTTTGCGGCCGGGCTGCCCAGCTGGGCGGCGCTGGCGGTGGTGATCACGGCCGTCGCCCTGCACAGCTACGGCGAGATCATGCACACGGCCGGCATCTTCTCC is from Micromonospora terminaliae and encodes:
- a CDS encoding acyl-CoA thioesterase, with translation MEKYYEYRHTVGFEETNMVGNVYYVNYLRWQGRCREMFLKDRAPSVLEDLRQDLKLFTLKVDCEFFAELAAFDELSIRMRLTELAQTQVQFGFDYVRLDGSGETLVARGSQRVACMRGPNTRTTPARVPEALAKALQPYA
- a CDS encoding flavin reductase family protein produces the protein MERLQPAQDVIHEKGALRRVFGAFATGVTVVTVGGEIAHGMTANSFTAVSLDPPLVLVCVGRDALMHDVLEQDPAFAVSILAADQTELARYFADKRRPVGRDQFNAVSWSPGPYSAAPLIDGALAHLECELEQRHEAGDHTIYVGRVRSLWRRPGDDALLFLNGQFLRTDPSPKPVPAQPGATGTA
- a CDS encoding CRTAC1 family protein, whose product is MRSSPVAVVRRLAPALFVLVLATTLFVVAQRPAISAADEAALASRFRFTEMPIALPENLPQKSVRVVNPRYEHIRSWISSVGAAISVNDLDGRGVANDLCLVDTRSDAAIVTPAPAGGDNYQPFVLNPAPLPMSDVIAPMGCVPGDYNGDGWNDLLVYYWGRTPVVFLHRGQQGPLTLASYQPTELIAPSTGPGGTYQGKQWNTNAVAVADFDGDGHPDLGVFNYFPESGVLDPHGQPNVQMNHSMSRATNAGGAHILRWTGATATSVSFEEEPAINPRFATGWTLGASSADLDGDLLPELYLANDFGQDRMFHNRSTPGDIKFELVEGERDALTPKSLVVGHDSFKGMSIEFGDLNGNGQFDAFVSNITTPWGLEESNLVWINTEGSAAGAKAKLEKGIAPFRNEAGDLDMAWTGWGWDAKMADFTNSGHLAVVQACGFVKGTINRFNWLQELAMSNDVLLENPDMWPKAEPGDDIAGHEPMAFWVPDGNGRYVNLSAKLGLDVPIPTRGVAVADTDGDGGQEFAIARQWGAPAFYRNTSPERGAFLGLRLHRPASAGAAGGPVGTPAYGAKVLVTTADGHRQVAQLDGGGGHSGKRSFDVFFGLGDQGSQPVSAEISWRDLQGTAHVQTVDLAAGWHDLMLTDQVKEVAAK
- a CDS encoding enediyne biosynthesis protein, with the translated sequence MTATDSVSTGDGRAQNHLSSTITLPPPARDVPVPPALKAAADRRAARPPRVDSRDPRYLALRNFAISMSIFNILGYTVLGFEQPWAWPFFALAIGLGLEIVIALIAAWATRSRPAFTGHGAWGLFTFLLPAYITTLACNMLLYANDRFWPIALAVVIGVGQKAVLVAPIKGRWRHFMNPSNFGITMTLVLFSWVNIAPPYHFTEHVPDVFRIMIPIILLTAGTVLNAVLTKKVPLILGWVGTFVIQALVRHWVWDVSLWAALVPMTGVAFLLYTNYMVTDPGTTPSKPLHQFMFGMSVGLVYGVLMQFNIVYTLFFATTLVCLGRGAMWWLKWLRERRRPAVAAAPAS
- a CDS encoding 4'-phosphopantetheinyl transferase family protein; amino-acid sequence: MGVSGVDTGAAVEATDCRVWCVDPTDAPDWCEELLSEPERARAESFHTVVARRQFAAATALLKVAVAGWSGGDPFDVELRRECPDCRRLHGRPEVAGGGPHVSLSHSGDLVAVALCAHGPVGVDVEQVNPDVDVDGMLEFVFGESERRVFSEIPDRRARRRAFFQCWTRKESVLKATGDGLRIPMSNVTLEAPDGQVRLTGFTNHPELVGTAQIVDLRAGPGYAGAVTVLSDRPVRVWELAGADAFAAAAELVRDRSRIAVR
- a CDS encoding SCP2 sterol-binding domain-containing protein, which produces MTSPRRASIVHDIVEDLPAVFRADRAGDLDAVVHWKVTGRPDGGTDTLELVITRGTLTASLEPTRAARLTLTLGPVDFLRMVTGNANPKILFLRGRMKARGDLGLTTRFPSLFDTPRP
- a CDS encoding DUF5987 family protein, translating into MTLEAYADTIIPGEKRDPTDRAVAGAVSGGGAVASGAVELMLSPEGGLAGTLDSLAEGLNEHARDYGARLGLDLDPAVPPFVALAFTDRITLAQELLAPGHPEQELWVALAMFTTMAWDTGAHMSTTDALASGHPGLTTMGFMPPEPDGSWRFPRFSYGRALAATHPRTTPRGDPQ
- a CDS encoding GMC family oxidoreductase N-terminal domain-containing protein yields the protein MTAHERTDVLVIGSGFGGAIPAYHLAAGGASVVVLERGPWLSADEFDHDFKFGSSSTRAFEFTMGEGMNVLGGNCVGGGSVVYFAAMPRAPRFVFERQGSLGRRMWPKSITREALDPWYDRVAQALPITQSTWDDVTYSGGVFAAACDHAGRTANPVAAAIDTDLCTNCNWMMSGCKFDAKRSLLLNYLPAAVDHGAQIRPLHEVQRIERSSEGAYLVHYTVVDPVDYRVQVDVGVIEAKIVVVAAGAAATPVILQRSEETLGAMPPAVGRYFSGNGERLNTAILNEDRVRDVLGLDRGDGLAYAANQIGRGPSAASWDRLDGSLPEFSRYSLEQLYFPPGFGTILAQAPDADGPSWFGPDKKEILRRWQSWLTIFIMSEDDNEGVFGPPPETGNADRISMQMLSRGNLRYEPTANTRHGWALADADIRDIMERDGLSRVLPWTNEVIGAYTVHPLASCRMGDDPETSALDDTNELRDHPGIFVTDGSAVPGALTVNPAFTIAAIAERAVPNIVRAAQARGVDVRYRGSLPPPARISRKAPVPLTGRDGQPVTVPSV
- a CDS encoding TIGR03084 family metal-binding protein encodes the protein MSNQTSVYDDLIADGDDIEALVTGLSPAQWSTATPAPGWTVKHQIAHLAFVSHLAALSATEPDAFAEHVADAKRDFQAAVDKALAAYLELPTGALVDRWRQERNTAAKALAAVEPTATVPWLVTPLPPSVLAAAGMMELFGHGQDIADALGRTRELTDRIGHLAWFGFRTRDFGYHAHGLTPPTEEFRVELTGPSGVVWEFGPADATQRVTGPAVDFALLVSRRRHRDDLSLTAQGEEADRWLDIAQAYRGPAGAGRRPGQFAKR
- a CDS encoding helix-turn-helix domain-containing protein — its product is MNSAIKSAIARIWASYSEPLSLDDIAKSAILSRFHFSRVFRAATRVSPGRYLSAVRIYQAKRLLATTTLSVTDISLAVGFNSLGSFTNHFTDSVGTSPSRFRRMWAEGMRATPQPENRSLPESGTVTGTVTLPPGYARARVYIGAFDTPIIQRQPASWTVVEAEAGVKARYCLPAVSPGQWYVRAVATADSVDPEPWTRRSLLLGDVDPVTVTDRSTSVVGIALRPKRMTDLPILYAIPNLETHCAGRAGQSAPGQTAELASQGR